The DNA sequence AAGGAGGAAAATGTTATGGAAACAGTAAGAGTTGGTAAAAAAGCTCCGGATTTTGAAGCTCCTGTTTATTTTAAAGGCAAGTTTGATACAGTAAAATTGAGTGATTATGCAGGAAAGTGGCTTCTCCTTTGCTTTTATCCGGGAGATTTTACTTTTGTCTGACCGACAGAACTGTCTGCAGTTGCAGACAAATTTGATGAATTACAAAAGCTGGGGGTTGAAGTTCTGACAGCTAGTGTAGACAGTATTTTTGTTCACAAAATTTGGGATGAGGAAGAGTTATCACATATGATAGAAGGTGATATCCCATTTCCTATGATTTCTGACGCTGGTGGTCACTTGGGACGCATTTATGGCGTTTATGATGAGGAAGCAGGTGTGGATGTGAGAGGAAGATTCATCATTGATCCTGATGGGGTAATTCAGGCTATGGAAGTTCTTACTCCACCGGTGGGTAGAAAAATAGATGAAACAATAAGGCAGATTCATGCCTTTCAGAAAGTTAGAGAGAGCAAAGGTGCAGAAGCTTGTCCTGCAGGCTGGAATCCGGGAGAAGCTACGCTAAAGCCAGGTCCGGATCTTGTCGGTAAGGTTTATAAAGTTTGGAAAGTAAATAAGTGAATTTATTTTATGCCGGAAGTTTGAAAAATAGCTTCCGGCATACTTTTTATGAACAATAGCACTAACCACCAGAATGAATAATGCTTTGTTACAAATCATTATAAGGTATGTATTGTTTTTCTGTTCCCATTTATCCATAAATTTTCGAACCAGCCTGGTTTTACCA is a window from the Flexistipes sp. genome containing:
- the prxU gene encoding thioredoxin-dependent peroxiredoxin (Most members of this family contain a selenocysteine.), translating into MSKIPEGCARPIGKVFGNSDKEENRETVQKEENVMETVRVGKKAPDFEAPVYFKGKFDTVKLSDYAGKWLLLCFYPGDFTFVUPTELSAVADKFDELQKLGVEVLTASVDSIFVHKIWDEEELSHMIEGDIPFPMISDAGGHLGRIYGVYDEEAGVDVRGRFIIDPDGVIQAMEVLTPPVGRKIDETIRQIHAFQKVRESKGAEACPAGWNPGEATLKPGPDLVGKVYKVWKVNK